The following proteins come from a genomic window of Mycobacterium sp. DL:
- the map gene encoding type I methionyl aminopeptidase: MIELKSAHEIDKMAVTGEFVADTLATLSAEAEPGVNLMQLERHARTLVSDRGATSCYWDYAPSFGRGPFRNVICLSVNDAVLHGKPHDYVLGDGDVLTLDFAVSIDGWVADAAVTVIVGDSTDPADSELVESTERALAAGVAAAVPGGRLGDISAAISDVAAETGYRVNAEFGGHGLGRTMHEDPHVSNRGRRGRGLLLRAGMTLALEPWWARGSDRLVIDADGWTLRSADGSNTAHSEHTIAITETGPRILTPSRSAHHMT; encoded by the coding sequence ATGATCGAACTCAAGTCCGCCCATGAGATCGACAAGATGGCGGTGACCGGCGAGTTCGTTGCGGACACGCTGGCGACGCTGTCGGCCGAGGCGGAGCCGGGAGTGAACCTGATGCAGCTCGAGCGTCACGCCCGCACGCTGGTCAGCGACCGCGGTGCAACCTCGTGCTACTGGGACTACGCGCCGTCATTCGGTCGCGGCCCATTCCGCAACGTCATCTGCCTGTCCGTCAATGATGCAGTGCTGCATGGAAAGCCACATGACTACGTCCTCGGAGACGGCGATGTGTTGACCCTGGATTTTGCGGTCTCGATCGACGGGTGGGTGGCCGATGCAGCGGTCACGGTCATCGTCGGCGACAGCACCGACCCCGCCGACAGCGAGCTGGTCGAGTCCACCGAACGGGCTCTGGCGGCGGGGGTGGCCGCGGCGGTCCCCGGGGGCCGCCTCGGTGACATCTCCGCTGCCATCAGCGACGTCGCCGCCGAAACGGGGTATCGCGTCAACGCCGAATTCGGCGGGCACGGTTTGGGGCGCACCATGCACGAGGATCCCCACGTCTCCAACCGCGGACGCCGGGGTCGCGGACTGCTGCTGCGGGCGGGCATGACCCTTGCACTGGAGCCATGGTGGGCTCGGGGCAGCGATCGTCTGGTCATCGATGCCGACGGTTGGACCCTGCGGTCAGCAGACGGATCGAACACCGCGCACTCCGAGCACACCATCGCCATCACCGAAACCGGTCCACGGATACTGACGCCGTCACGATCGGCGCACCACATGACGTAA
- a CDS encoding helix-turn-helix transcriptional regulator, which yields MVRVPLSPEQLEAGQRLGALIRTARAGRDPEMIAREAGISPETLRKIEVGRMPSPSFGNVVAICSALGMPLQDAVEAWRGTGDRRIAI from the coding sequence ATGGTGCGTGTACCCCTGAGCCCGGAGCAACTGGAAGCCGGTCAACGCCTCGGCGCGCTGATCAGGACGGCGCGTGCCGGTCGTGACCCCGAGATGATCGCGCGTGAGGCCGGTATCTCGCCCGAGACACTGCGCAAGATCGAGGTCGGCAGAATGCCCAGTCCGAGCTTCGGCAACGTGGTCGCGATCTGTTCCGCACTCGGCATGCCCCTGCAGGATGCCGTCGAGGCGTGGCGGGGGACAGGCGACCGTCGGATAGCCATCTAG
- a CDS encoding SDR family oxidoreductase — protein MRIFVTGASGHIGSLVVRELLDNGHQVAGLARSDASTEALTAAGAQVHRGTLDDVDVLSAAAAEADGVIHLAFNHDFSDYLDAAATDLRAVEAMGAALAGSNKPFVNTSGTSSLATGSASAVGTEATVVDPSGARVASENAALRLAQRGVRSAVIRLAPTVHGPTDHHGFIPALVTHARTTGQSIYVGDGSNRWPAVHNRDAAHLYRLAVESAPAGSMLHGAAEEGVPFREIAQTIGEQLDVPAVSVTADHAREQLGFIGWVASLDNPTSSAATQALLGWTPEHPALLEDIKAGHYFATPS, from the coding sequence ATGCGAATTTTTGTCACCGGCGCATCCGGACACATCGGCTCACTCGTTGTCCGCGAGTTGCTCGACAACGGACACCAGGTCGCCGGACTGGCGCGCTCGGACGCTTCGACCGAGGCGCTGACCGCGGCGGGCGCGCAGGTACACCGCGGCACCCTCGATGACGTCGACGTCCTGTCCGCCGCTGCCGCCGAGGCCGACGGGGTGATCCACCTCGCCTTCAATCACGACTTCTCCGACTATCTCGACGCGGCCGCGACCGACCTACGGGCGGTGGAAGCCATGGGTGCGGCACTGGCAGGTTCGAACAAACCATTCGTCAACACCTCCGGAACCTCGTCGCTGGCCACCGGATCGGCGAGCGCCGTCGGCACCGAGGCGACTGTCGTCGATCCGTCCGGTGCCCGCGTGGCGTCGGAGAACGCAGCACTGCGACTCGCGCAGCGCGGGGTGCGATCAGCAGTGATCCGGCTGGCGCCGACGGTGCACGGGCCCACCGATCACCACGGGTTCATCCCAGCCCTCGTCACACATGCCCGAACGACCGGGCAATCCATCTACGTCGGCGACGGCTCCAACCGTTGGCCGGCCGTACACAACAGGGATGCCGCGCACCTCTACCGTCTGGCGGTCGAGTCCGCGCCGGCCGGTTCGATGCTGCACGGCGCCGCGGAAGAAGGGGTGCCGTTCCGCGAGATCGCCCAGACGATCGGCGAGCAGCTCGATGTCCCCGCGGTCAGCGTGACCGCCGACCACGCCCGCGAGCAATTGGGGTTCATCGGATGGGTTGCGTCCCTGGATAATCCGACCTCGAGCGCGGCCACGCAGGCGCTACTGGGTTGGACACCGGAACACCCGGCTCTGCTCGAGGACATCAAAGCCGGTCACTATTTCGCCACGCCCAGCTGA
- a CDS encoding TetR family transcriptional regulator, whose product MGRWEPDARGRLERAALELYFDRGFDQTTVAEIAERAGLTERTFFRHFADKREVLFRGDELAQRLTTALTGVPDSVTALDAVAAALESLSDFFDERRPYSEKRQAVIAGNAGLRERELIKLASLAATIGEALRQRGVTEPAASLTAEAGMAVFRVAFDRWLADPQRRGLAVHLRESLAHLRKIAT is encoded by the coding sequence ATGGGTCGTTGGGAACCGGATGCGCGCGGTCGCCTCGAGCGGGCGGCGCTCGAGTTGTATTTCGACCGCGGGTTCGACCAGACCACGGTCGCGGAGATCGCCGAGCGTGCCGGCCTGACCGAGCGCACCTTCTTCCGGCACTTCGCAGATAAACGCGAAGTGCTGTTCCGCGGTGACGAATTGGCCCAACGGCTGACAACCGCGCTCACGGGTGTGCCCGACTCGGTGACAGCGCTGGATGCGGTCGCCGCGGCGCTCGAGTCGCTGTCCGACTTCTTCGACGAACGGCGGCCCTACTCGGAGAAACGGCAGGCGGTCATCGCCGGCAACGCCGGACTGCGGGAACGCGAACTCATCAAGCTGGCGTCGCTGGCGGCGACCATCGGCGAGGCGCTACGGCAACGTGGCGTCACCGAACCCGCGGCCAGCCTGACCGCGGAGGCGGGAATGGCGGTCTTCAGGGTCGCCTTCGACCGCTGGCTCGCCGATCCGCAGAGGCGCGGCCTCGCGGTACACCTCCGCGAGTCACTCGCACACCTCCGGAAGATCGCTACCTAG
- a CDS encoding APC family permease, translated as MQIEAPDPTPRAATGVQDKGLSHNAVGVLGGTVLGISSVAPAYALTATIGILVAEAGSKMAVVIIAGFLPMFFAAYAYREMNKVAPDCGTSFTWTTKAFGPYVGWIGGWAAVVATVIVLSNLAGVAVQFFYQFIGDLFGNESIASLWENPIVNVLTCLAFLGVATAISYRGITTTERVQFVLVGFQMVVLLTFAVVAFAKSGSSPTGIAFSFDWFSPAGLTMSAFIAGLSGSIFAFWGWDTALTVNEESRDSDSAPGRAALLCVVSILMTYLLVAIATQMYAGVGTDGVGLGNEDIADNVFGALAEPILGGPWHLFLFLAVLASSAASLITTFLPTSRTMLAMGTYGAFPKRFTTVHPRFMTPSFATVAAGVGAAVFYSVLTFVSESVLTDTIYSLGIMICFYYGLTAFGCVWFFRHSLFNSAYTVIFKLLFPLLGGLGLFAVLLITLRDSASPDYGSGASIGGVGLVLILGLGLILAGVVVMLVMRARQPAFFRGETLRRDTPALVVDEP; from the coding sequence ATGCAGATCGAGGCACCCGACCCGACCCCCCGCGCCGCGACGGGCGTGCAGGACAAGGGACTGTCTCATAACGCCGTCGGGGTGCTCGGTGGCACCGTTCTCGGCATCTCGTCGGTGGCGCCTGCCTATGCGTTGACCGCGACGATCGGCATCCTGGTCGCCGAGGCCGGATCGAAGATGGCCGTGGTCATCATCGCCGGATTCCTGCCGATGTTCTTCGCCGCCTATGCCTACCGCGAGATGAACAAGGTGGCACCGGACTGCGGGACGTCGTTCACCTGGACGACCAAGGCGTTCGGCCCTTACGTCGGCTGGATCGGCGGGTGGGCCGCGGTGGTCGCCACGGTGATCGTGTTGTCCAATCTCGCCGGCGTCGCGGTCCAGTTCTTCTATCAGTTCATCGGCGACCTCTTCGGCAACGAAAGCATCGCTTCGCTGTGGGAGAACCCGATCGTCAATGTGCTGACGTGTCTGGCGTTCCTGGGGGTGGCCACGGCGATCTCCTACCGCGGGATCACCACCACCGAGCGTGTCCAGTTCGTCCTGGTCGGTTTCCAGATGGTGGTACTGCTGACCTTCGCTGTCGTCGCGTTCGCGAAGTCGGGGTCATCGCCGACCGGCATCGCCTTCAGCTTCGACTGGTTCAGCCCGGCCGGGCTGACCATGTCCGCGTTCATCGCCGGCCTGTCCGGTTCGATCTTCGCGTTCTGGGGCTGGGACACCGCGCTGACCGTCAACGAGGAATCCCGCGATTCCGACAGCGCTCCGGGCCGCGCGGCATTGCTGTGTGTGGTCTCGATCCTGATGACCTACCTGTTGGTGGCCATCGCGACGCAGATGTACGCCGGAGTGGGCACCGATGGGGTGGGACTGGGCAACGAGGACATCGCCGACAACGTGTTCGGCGCGCTGGCCGAGCCGATCCTGGGTGGGCCCTGGCACCTGTTCCTGTTCCTCGCGGTCCTGGCGTCGAGCGCTGCGAGTCTGATCACCACCTTCCTGCCCACCTCCCGCACGATGCTGGCGATGGGCACGTACGGGGCGTTCCCCAAGCGATTCACCACGGTCCATCCCCGCTTCATGACCCCGTCCTTCGCCACCGTCGCCGCCGGTGTCGGAGCAGCGGTGTTCTATTCGGTCCTGACGTTTGTCAGCGAGAGCGTGCTCACCGACACGATCTACTCGCTCGGCATCATGATCTGCTTCTACTACGGTCTCACCGCGTTCGGCTGCGTCTGGTTCTTCCGCCACAGCTTGTTCAACAGCGCCTACACCGTGATCTTCAAGTTGCTGTTCCCGCTACTGGGCGGACTGGGGCTGTTTGCGGTCCTCCTCATCACCCTGCGCGACAGCGCCTCGCCGGACTACGGCAGCGGTGCCAGCATCGGCGGTGTCGGCCTGGTCCTGATCCTCGGACTCGGGCTGATCCTGGCCGGGGTGGTCGTGATGTTGGTGATGCGGGCACGTCAACCGGCGTTCTTCCGGGGTGAGACCCTGCGCAGGGACACCCCCGCGCTCGTCGTCGACGAACCGTAG
- a CDS encoding GNAT family N-acetyltransferase, with protein MSVPTPPDRTGAATTVTEQSDRFVIEVNGRIVGLADFHDRDGRRVFPHTEVLAEYQGRGLATILVAEALRSTRTAGLRIVPQCWMVAEFIDKHPEYADHTDPA; from the coding sequence ATGAGTGTCCCAACCCCTCCCGACAGGACCGGCGCCGCCACCACCGTCACCGAACAGTCGGATCGCTTCGTCATCGAGGTCAACGGCCGAATCGTCGGACTCGCCGACTTTCACGACCGCGACGGCCGCCGCGTTTTTCCGCACACCGAGGTTCTTGCCGAGTACCAAGGCCGGGGTCTGGCAACGATTCTCGTCGCCGAAGCGTTGCGCAGTACGCGGACCGCGGGATTACGTATCGTGCCGCAATGCTGGATGGTCGCCGAATTCATCGACAAGCACCCGGAATACGCCGACCACACCGACCCGGCCTGA
- a CDS encoding formate/nitrite transporter family protein, translating to MSYVSPPDFVGKMIDAGESKAMMSTRDTLIRAYMAGAILALAAAFAVTITVQTGNALLGAVLFPVGFCLLYLLGFDLLTGVFTLVPLALLDKRRGVTVRSMLRNWGWVFLGNFAGALTVALMMAVVFTYGFSVDPNDVGRQLGEIGHSRTVGYAEHGAAGMLTLFIRGVLCNWMVSTGVVAAMMSTSVSGKVITMWMPIMLFFYMGFEHSVVNMFLFPSGLMLGGDFSIADYLVWNEIPTVLGNLVGGLAFVGLTLFATHARTGANRLVELDELQSAKSTTTREGVNA from the coding sequence ATGTCCTATGTGAGCCCACCGGACTTCGTCGGCAAGATGATCGATGCCGGCGAGTCCAAAGCAATGATGTCCACCCGCGACACCCTCATCCGCGCCTACATGGCCGGCGCGATCCTGGCCCTGGCCGCGGCATTCGCCGTCACCATCACGGTGCAGACCGGCAACGCACTGCTGGGCGCAGTGCTGTTCCCGGTCGGGTTCTGCCTGCTCTATCTCCTGGGCTTCGACCTGCTCACCGGGGTGTTCACCCTGGTGCCGCTGGCCCTGCTCGACAAGCGCCGCGGGGTGACGGTCCGCTCGATGCTGCGCAACTGGGGTTGGGTGTTCCTCGGCAACTTCGCCGGCGCGCTCACCGTGGCGCTGATGATGGCCGTGGTGTTCACCTACGGCTTCAGCGTCGACCCCAATGACGTCGGGCGCCAACTCGGCGAAATCGGTCATAGCCGCACGGTCGGTTATGCCGAGCACGGCGCCGCCGGAATGCTCACGCTGTTCATCCGCGGGGTGTTGTGCAACTGGATGGTGTCCACCGGGGTGGTCGCGGCGATGATGTCGACCAGCGTGTCCGGCAAGGTCATCACGATGTGGATGCCGATCATGTTGTTCTTCTACATGGGGTTCGAGCACTCGGTGGTCAACATGTTCCTGTTCCCGTCGGGGCTGATGCTCGGTGGTGACTTCTCCATCGCCGACTACCTGGTATGGAACGAAATCCCCACAGTGCTCGGCAATCTCGTCGGTGGACTGGCCTTCGTCGGTCTCACCCTGTTCGCCACACACGCACGAACGGGCGCAAACCGCCTCGTCGAACTCGACGAACTCCAGTCCGCCAAGTCCACCACCACCCGAGAGGGCGTGAACGCATGA
- the cynS gene encoding cyanase — protein MTPILAKADAAELIVAARIRKKLTWADIAGEIDAPVVWCVAALLGQHPMSAAQAEKVCALLELDGSVAESLQLQPARGLDPEMLSDPTIYRFHEALAVYGPALKELIHEEFGDGIMSAINFKVDIARREHPDGDRVVVTFDGKFLDYRW, from the coding sequence ATGACACCGATCCTGGCCAAAGCCGATGCCGCGGAACTGATCGTCGCCGCGAGAATCCGTAAGAAGTTGACGTGGGCGGACATCGCCGGGGAGATCGATGCGCCGGTGGTCTGGTGTGTGGCGGCGTTGCTGGGACAGCATCCGATGTCGGCGGCTCAGGCCGAGAAGGTCTGTGCGCTACTCGAACTCGACGGGTCTGTCGCGGAGAGCCTGCAACTTCAACCTGCTCGGGGTCTCGATCCGGAGATGCTCTCCGACCCCACCATCTACCGGTTCCATGAGGCACTGGCGGTCTACGGACCCGCGCTCAAGGAGCTCATCCACGAGGAGTTCGGTGATGGCATCATGAGCGCCATCAATTTCAAGGTCGACATCGCGCGGCGTGAGCATCCCGATGGCGACCGTGTGGTCGTCACCTTCGACGGCAAGTTCCTCGACTACCGATGGTGA
- a CDS encoding acetamidase/formamidase family protein produces the protein MSEHAREAAMNLYAGIGRRDFVRAVAAVGAGAGVAGLASACSSGSSTPDGSPSATAGGFSVLQPGQGDPEGDHYLPSTPDEVLWGYVPTVHATPVMQMASGQTVTIDAVSHEGILEDQGRDPIEYFGTQGVDQSDVLQDAVAIAADYDRTPRNFDKDGPHVVTGPVFVEGAQPGDVLKIEILQAIPRVPYGVVSSRHGKGALARTADGGAPPGITDQEVMPAIASDRRPNPDPRLYGNVSTFTGVEDGYGVMKYGAAQVRFPLRPFMGMMGVAFSQDTDLTAATANSIPPTVGGGNIDIRLLGEGATFYLPVFAEGALFYVGDPHMAMGDGEVALTAMEGSLRGTYRLSVCKPRSGDAPSVAYRYPFAETADAWVPIGLSDPDGSVGGQGTDLDVAMRRAVVNALDFLETDRGMDRATAYAYLSAAADFSVSQVVDRTVGVHGQLYKSHFGD, from the coding sequence ATGAGTGAACACGCACGTGAGGCCGCAATGAACCTGTATGCCGGAATCGGGCGACGGGATTTTGTGCGGGCAGTAGCCGCCGTGGGCGCCGGTGCCGGTGTTGCCGGCCTCGCGTCGGCCTGCTCGTCCGGGAGTTCGACTCCGGACGGGTCACCGTCGGCCACCGCCGGGGGCTTCAGCGTTTTACAACCGGGACAGGGAGACCCGGAAGGCGACCACTACCTACCGTCCACGCCTGACGAGGTGCTCTGGGGATATGTCCCCACCGTGCACGCCACGCCGGTGATGCAGATGGCGTCGGGCCAGACCGTGACGATCGATGCGGTGAGTCACGAGGGGATCCTCGAAGATCAAGGTCGCGACCCGATCGAGTATTTCGGCACGCAGGGGGTGGACCAGTCGGATGTTCTGCAGGACGCCGTCGCCATCGCGGCCGACTACGACCGCACCCCAAGGAATTTCGACAAGGACGGGCCGCATGTGGTGACCGGTCCTGTCTTCGTCGAAGGTGCTCAGCCCGGGGATGTACTGAAAATAGAGATTCTCCAGGCGATTCCGCGGGTACCCTACGGTGTCGTGTCGAGCCGTCACGGCAAGGGGGCATTGGCGCGAACCGCCGACGGCGGAGCGCCGCCGGGGATCACCGATCAGGAAGTCATGCCTGCGATCGCCTCCGACCGACGGCCCAATCCTGATCCGCGGTTGTACGGCAACGTGTCGACGTTCACCGGCGTGGAGGACGGTTACGGCGTGATGAAGTACGGCGCCGCTCAGGTGCGGTTCCCGTTGCGGCCCTTCATGGGAATGATGGGCGTCGCCTTCTCCCAGGACACCGACCTGACGGCGGCGACCGCGAACTCCATCCCGCCGACAGTGGGTGGAGGCAACATCGATATCAGGCTGCTCGGTGAAGGCGCCACCTTCTACCTGCCCGTGTTCGCCGAAGGCGCCCTGTTCTATGTCGGGGATCCGCACATGGCCATGGGGGACGGCGAGGTCGCGCTCACCGCGATGGAGGGATCACTGCGGGGCACCTACCGGCTCTCGGTGTGCAAACCCCGCTCGGGCGACGCGCCTTCGGTGGCCTACCGGTACCCGTTCGCCGAAACGGCGGACGCGTGGGTGCCCATCGGGTTGTCCGACCCCGACGGATCGGTCGGCGGTCAGGGCACCGACCTCGATGTCGCGATGAGGCGTGCGGTGGTGAATGCGTTGGATTTCCTGGAGACCGATCGTGGCATGGATCGCGCGACGGCCTACGCGTATCTCTCCGCGGCGGCCGACTTCTCGGTGTCGCAGGTGGTCGATCGCACCGTCGGCGTGCACGGGCAGTTGTACAAGTCGCATTTCGGCGACTGA
- a CDS encoding ATPase: MSADERFIATRTVAATPAAIFAVLSNPARHRDTEPGDWVRGAVTTEQITAAGQIFVMNMYLEPMGGDYVIANLVTVFEPDRTIEWKPGRLDDEGRHQVAGWSWRYDLSARGGATDVTLTYDWSATPQTVRDGFSRMPPFGPDFIERSLSTLATSVETTTRS, from the coding sequence GTGTCCGCTGACGAGCGCTTCATAGCGACCCGCACCGTGGCGGCGACACCGGCTGCGATCTTCGCGGTGCTGTCGAATCCGGCCCGGCACCGGGACACCGAGCCCGGCGACTGGGTGCGGGGGGCGGTGACCACCGAGCAGATCACCGCGGCCGGGCAGATCTTTGTGATGAACATGTATCTGGAACCGATGGGTGGGGACTACGTCATCGCCAACCTGGTCACGGTCTTCGAGCCCGATCGCACCATCGAATGGAAGCCCGGTCGGCTCGACGACGAGGGCCGTCACCAAGTCGCGGGGTGGTCGTGGCGGTATGACCTGAGCGCCCGCGGCGGGGCCACCGACGTGACGCTCACCTACGACTGGAGCGCCACGCCACAAACCGTGCGCGACGGCTTTTCCCGGATGCCACCGTTCGGTCCGGACTTCATCGAGCGGTCGCTGTCGACCCTGGCCACGAGTGTGGAGACGACGACACGGTCATAA
- a CDS encoding family 16 glycosylhydrolase — protein MTVTTAASILLSAISRVGRFAGFIAALSICLTIAGTCAQASADTGTESGSTQSRETSASSNVDRASTDSVATNSSPDSDSGKGDNDKRSSSASRIRESEDDSESRGSGADDHAPESADDADGATAADGTDSTGGSTEVIGTDATTETPASEAPAPEGTDVSQGTDVSDEAAATPEPTPAPVATPPQSDSPATVSTPGRVDDIAPAGARAAVAAVEAPKPDFFTWIQRTFFNRTPTVSFDPDNQSTQVDGTIIGSVIGADADGDVLTYSAGRPAGGGTVTIDGNGRFVYTPTAGFTSDGTDLFTVTVSDDAEVNGWRVHGLLGFLIPGWGSTATTTVGVGAATTAGGRYGWGTPQETRFTDPQALANGWYVYDSPGHNGWGRRTPEAISFVDGAMVITGDAAGNTAGLAWDIGQMYGAWEVRVKVPEGAADYHAVALLWPDAENWPVGGEIDFMEILGDSERQTVSHFLHYSAQNLTESAATEVDATQWHNYAVSWTPDAITIYIDGVPVFRSTTRSRFPPGPMHLALQLDASEKRPPDLRGGAQMSVAWARQYTLGQIS, from the coding sequence GTGACGGTGACAACGGCCGCGTCGATTCTGCTCAGTGCCATTTCGCGTGTCGGTCGGTTCGCGGGTTTCATTGCCGCACTGTCGATCTGCTTGACCATTGCCGGAACGTGCGCGCAGGCGTCCGCCGATACCGGGACGGAATCCGGTTCGACTCAGTCCCGCGAAACTTCAGCAAGCAGCAACGTCGATCGAGCAAGCACTGATTCGGTCGCGACGAATTCGTCGCCGGACTCGGATTCTGGCAAAGGCGACAACGACAAGAGATCGTCTTCGGCCAGCAGAATTCGTGAATCTGAGGACGACAGCGAATCTCGCGGCTCTGGCGCCGATGACCACGCGCCGGAGTCGGCGGACGACGCTGATGGCGCAACCGCCGCCGACGGAACCGATTCGACGGGCGGGTCCACCGAGGTCATCGGCACCGATGCCACCACCGAGACGCCCGCCTCCGAGGCTCCGGCGCCCGAGGGCACCGACGTATCCCAGGGCACCGACGTATCCGACGAGGCCGCGGCCACCCCTGAGCCCACTCCGGCTCCCGTGGCGACGCCCCCGCAGAGCGATTCGCCCGCAACCGTTTCCACACCGGGGCGGGTGGACGACATCGCCCCTGCCGGCGCACGCGCCGCCGTCGCGGCCGTCGAAGCCCCCAAGCCGGACTTCTTCACCTGGATACAGCGGACGTTCTTCAACCGGACACCGACCGTGTCGTTCGACCCGGACAACCAGAGCACCCAGGTGGACGGCACCATCATCGGATCGGTGATCGGCGCCGATGCCGACGGTGATGTGCTGACGTACTCGGCCGGCCGCCCCGCCGGCGGGGGCACCGTCACGATCGACGGAAACGGCCGATTCGTCTACACCCCAACGGCCGGATTCACTTCTGACGGTACGGATCTGTTCACCGTCACCGTCAGCGACGACGCCGAGGTCAACGGCTGGCGCGTGCACGGCCTGCTCGGCTTCCTGATCCCCGGGTGGGGTTCGACCGCGACCACAACCGTCGGTGTCGGTGCGGCGACGACCGCGGGCGGCCGCTACGGGTGGGGAACGCCGCAGGAGACCCGGTTCACCGATCCGCAGGCCCTCGCCAACGGCTGGTACGTGTACGACTCCCCCGGCCACAACGGCTGGGGACGCCGTACCCCGGAAGCGATTTCATTTGTCGACGGCGCCATGGTCATCACCGGCGACGCCGCGGGCAACACCGCCGGACTGGCGTGGGACATCGGTCAGATGTACGGCGCGTGGGAGGTCCGGGTGAAGGTCCCCGAGGGCGCGGCCGACTACCACGCCGTGGCGCTGCTCTGGCCCGACGCCGAAAACTGGCCCGTCGGTGGGGAGATCGACTTCATGGAGATCCTCGGCGACTCCGAGCGCCAGACGGTCAGTCACTTCCTGCACTACTCGGCCCAGAATCTGACCGAATCCGCGGCCACCGAGGTCGATGCCACGCAGTGGCACAACTACGCGGTCAGCTGGACCCCGGACGCCATCACCATCTACATCGACGGTGTGCCGGTCTTCCGGTCGACGACCCGGTCGCGGTTCCCGCCGGGTCCGATGCACCTTGCGCTGCAACTCGACGCTTCGGAGAAGCGGCCACCCGACCTGCGCGGCGGCGCGCAGATGTCGGTCGCCTGGGCCCGTCAGTACACGCTCGGTCAAATCAGCTGA
- a CDS encoding MFS transporter, which translates to MALLVAGAFFMEILDATIIVPAIPAIAASFGVAAVDINVAVSAYLVTVAVLIPASGWLADRFGIRPVFLAAIALFTLASVGCALSVSLPMLVGMRVLQGVGGAMMVPVGRLAVLRFSAKSDLVRAIALLTWPALVAPVVAPVLGGAIATLGSWRWIFVVNIPIGIIGLLFAFKLIRGGPAPATKPFDWRGLLLVGTGITAALVALEHIRVSGTDWILVVAGLAMGAVCLTIAVWHLRRTASPLVELAVLRVRTLRITVSGGSLYRLVITAVPFLLPLLFQLEFGWSAFTAGLMVAALFIGNLTIKPFTTPLMRKFGIKRVLLVNAVISVGWLGLLATLHAEMPIVVIAGLLYVSGALRSIGFTAYNSLAFADVDGAELTHANTLNAAVQEVAAGLGIAVAALLVTVLASYAWAFVALAALLAVTIIETLRLPGDAAAHVSSAR; encoded by the coding sequence ATGGCATTGCTCGTTGCCGGGGCCTTCTTCATGGAGATCCTCGACGCCACCATCATCGTTCCCGCCATCCCCGCGATCGCCGCGTCGTTCGGGGTGGCTGCCGTCGACATCAACGTCGCGGTATCCGCCTACCTGGTGACCGTCGCGGTGCTGATTCCCGCCAGTGGGTGGTTGGCCGACAGGTTCGGCATCCGGCCGGTGTTCCTCGCCGCCATCGCCCTTTTCACGCTCGCCTCGGTGGGATGCGCCCTGAGCGTTTCGCTTCCGATGCTGGTCGGGATGCGGGTGCTGCAGGGCGTCGGTGGCGCCATGATGGTGCCGGTCGGCAGGCTGGCGGTGCTGCGCTTCAGCGCCAAGTCCGACCTGGTCCGCGCCATCGCTCTGCTGACATGGCCGGCGCTCGTCGCGCCGGTGGTCGCCCCGGTCCTCGGTGGCGCGATCGCCACGCTGGGATCGTGGCGCTGGATCTTCGTCGTCAACATCCCGATCGGCATCATCGGATTGCTGTTCGCCTTCAAGCTGATTCGTGGTGGACCCGCGCCGGCGACCAAACCCTTCGACTGGCGCGGCCTGCTGCTGGTGGGGACCGGCATCACCGCTGCGCTCGTCGCGCTGGAACACATCCGGGTCAGCGGAACGGACTGGATCCTTGTGGTGGCCGGCCTCGCGATGGGCGCGGTGTGCCTGACCATCGCGGTGTGGCACCTGCGTCGGACGGCCTCGCCGCTGGTCGAACTCGCGGTGCTGCGGGTGCGGACCCTACGCATCACCGTCTCGGGTGGATCGCTGTACCGACTGGTCATCACCGCGGTGCCGTTCCTGCTGCCACTGTTGTTCCAGCTCGAGTTCGGCTGGTCTGCATTCACCGCGGGACTGATGGTGGCCGCTCTGTTCATCGGCAACCTGACGATCAAGCCGTTCACCACCCCGTTGATGCGCAAGTTCGGCATCAAACGGGTGCTGTTGGTGAATGCCGTGATCTCGGTGGGTTGGCTGGGTCTGCTGGCGACTCTGCACGCGGAGATGCCCATCGTGGTGATCGCGGGCCTGCTCTACGTCAGCGGCGCGCTGCGCTCCATCGGCTTCACCGCCTACAACAGCCTGGCCTTCGCCGACGTCGACGGCGCCGAACTGACTCACGCGAACACCCTGAACGCCGCGGTGCAGGAGGTTGCGGCAGGTCTCGGCATCGCCGTCGCGGCGCTGTTGGTGACGGTCCTGGCCTCCTACGCGTGGGCCTTCGTCGCACTCGCCGCGCTGCTGGCGGTGACCATCATCGAGACACTACGGCTGCCGGGGGACGCCGCAGCACACGTCAGCTCCGCCCGGTGA